A single region of the Fibrobacter sp. UWP2 genome encodes:
- a CDS encoding HU family DNA-binding protein → MNKQDLIEAVLANKEAGFDSKAAAARAVDAVIDGIAAGIKKDSVVQLIGFGTFTVKTRAARTGRNPQTGATIKIKASKTVGFKAGAALKADAAKAKAGKK, encoded by the coding sequence ATGAATAAACAAGATCTCATTGAAGCCGTTCTCGCCAACAAGGAAGCTGGCTTTGATTCCAAGGCTGCTGCTGCTCGTGCTGTTGATGCCGTTATCGACGGTATCGCTGCTGGCATCAAGAAGGACAGTGTTGTCCAGTTGATCGGCTTCGGCACTTTCACTGTGAAGACTCGCGCTGCCCGTACTGGCCGCAATCCGCAGACTGGTGCCACCATCAAGATCAAGGCCTCCAAGACCGTCGGCTTCAAGGCCGGTGCTGCTCTCAAGGCTGACGCTGCCAAGGCCAAGGCTGGCAAGAAGTAA
- a CDS encoding pectinesterase family protein, whose product MKIENRIPSFVHGALCLGVASLLATNAFAINKKKFDFVVGVNGDFKAAMNAAKSASTSESNHFIIFFPDGNYDIGSLTGDENQMTTFPTSNVSIVGQSADKTVLFNKSINEGISVTATLKISANNVYMQDITLYNKANYGNEDNCGSACRHDALMTVGDKLVYKNVKLLSTQDTYYTKLNGGKGRSYWEGGQIEGTVDFICGDGDVFFEGTNLVMRRKGGYITASQNNTNWGYVFNNTTITVTNSSFNKTFYLGRSWGTARTVFLNTKMVAQPIAEGWQKNMNSAPKVFGEYNSKDGNGNAVDVSKRRTYFDGSKDGSTATLKTVWDANDAAKYTRSNVLSGTDSWAPEKLTAQVAAPQISQNGANLVWTDDANALCYVVFVDGKYKTNVTANSFSLSGIAAGSKVTVRAANAMGGLGESSNAVTVQDANLTYYSISATASVGGIIVQEPEGEKLAEGTEVTFTAVPLDGWKHNGWDGDAAASSALVWKTTVTKNITLSASFTPIDKLNYEAESGTLTNAVLESTNAGFSGSGYVNFGAGDPSSTSIPVFADAEGEFELTLTFANGSNAARSLSVKTEKTAAQELSFETTGGWTTWQTKTIKVTLPEGLSYVTATTVGGNDGPNLDKIALKSLTNDTSTTVIAANPNFGSATIPGYHAYLLNTKGQVVRESSSKAISTQGLAPGVYLLKATAPGYHMQKTIRVE is encoded by the coding sequence ATGAAAATTGAAAATCGCATTCCCTCTTTTGTTCACGGTGCCCTCTGCCTGGGCGTCGCAAGCCTCTTGGCCACAAACGCATTCGCCATCAACAAAAAGAAGTTCGACTTCGTGGTGGGCGTCAACGGAGACTTCAAGGCTGCCATGAATGCAGCCAAGTCGGCCTCCACAAGCGAGTCGAACCACTTCATCATCTTTTTCCCCGATGGGAATTACGACATCGGTAGCCTCACCGGCGACGAGAACCAGATGACCACGTTCCCCACCTCCAACGTGTCGATTGTGGGGCAAAGCGCCGACAAGACGGTTCTCTTCAACAAGTCCATCAACGAGGGTATTAGTGTCACGGCCACCCTCAAGATTAGTGCAAACAACGTGTACATGCAAGACATTACGCTCTACAACAAGGCGAACTACGGCAACGAAGACAACTGCGGGTCGGCCTGCCGCCACGACGCACTGATGACCGTGGGCGACAAGCTGGTGTACAAGAACGTGAAGCTCTTGAGCACGCAGGATACCTACTACACCAAGTTGAATGGCGGCAAGGGTCGTTCCTATTGGGAAGGCGGCCAGATCGAGGGCACTGTAGACTTTATTTGCGGTGACGGCGACGTGTTCTTCGAAGGCACCAACCTGGTGATGCGCCGCAAGGGCGGCTACATTACGGCTTCCCAGAACAACACCAACTGGGGATACGTATTCAACAACACTACCATCACGGTCACCAACAGCAGCTTCAACAAAACCTTCTACTTAGGGCGCTCCTGGGGAACGGCCCGCACCGTGTTCCTGAACACCAAGATGGTGGCCCAGCCCATTGCCGAAGGCTGGCAAAAGAACATGAACTCGGCCCCCAAGGTCTTTGGCGAATACAACAGCAAGGACGGCAACGGCAATGCCGTAGACGTGAGCAAGCGCCGCACCTACTTTGACGGCAGCAAAGACGGCTCTACCGCCACCCTCAAAACCGTATGGGACGCCAACGACGCCGCCAAGTACACCCGTTCCAACGTCTTGAGCGGGACCGACTCCTGGGCGCCCGAAAAATTAACTGCGCAGGTAGCCGCCCCCCAGATTTCGCAGAATGGAGCGAACCTCGTGTGGACCGACGACGCCAACGCCCTGTGCTATGTTGTTTTTGTGGACGGCAAGTACAAGACCAACGTGACCGCGAACAGCTTTAGCCTGAGCGGCATTGCCGCAGGTTCCAAGGTGACGGTACGCGCCGCCAACGCCATGGGCGGCCTGGGCGAAAGTTCCAACGCCGTGACCGTGCAAGACGCCAACCTCACCTATTACAGCATCTCGGCGACAGCCTCCGTTGGCGGCATAATTGTGCAGGAACCCGAAGGCGAAAAACTCGCCGAGGGAACCGAGGTGACGTTTACTGCCGTACCGCTGGACGGATGGAAACACAACGGATGGGATGGGGACGCGGCAGCGAGTTCCGCCCTCGTTTGGAAAACTACAGTCACGAAAAACATAACGCTCTCCGCGAGCTTCACGCCAATTGACAAGCTCAACTACGAAGCTGAATCGGGCACGCTCACCAATGCCGTACTCGAAAGCACCAACGCGGGCTTTAGCGGCAGCGGCTACGTGAACTTCGGTGCGGGAGACCCCTCGTCGACCTCCATCCCGGTGTTCGCCGATGCCGAGGGCGAATTTGAATTGACGCTGACCTTTGCCAACGGCTCCAACGCCGCCCGCAGCCTCTCGGTCAAGACCGAAAAAACCGCGGCGCAGGAACTCTCGTTCGAAACGACCGGGGGCTGGACCACATGGCAAACCAAGACCATCAAGGTGACGCTCCCCGAGGGCCTCAGCTACGTGACGGCAACGACCGTGGGGGGCAACGACGGCCCGAACCTCGACAAAATTGCATTGAAGTCCTTGACAAACGACACCTCGACGACCGTGATTGCCGCGAACCCGAATTTCGGGAGCGCAACCATCCCCGGGTACCACGCCTACCTGCTCAACACCAAAGGCCAAGTCGTGCGTGAATCCAGCAGCAAGGCAATCAGCACCCAGGGCCTTGCCCCGGGAGTCTACCTGCTCAAGGCGACAGCCCCCGGCTACCACATGCAAAAGACGATTCGCGTCGAATAG
- a CDS encoding A24 family peptidase, which yields MEEIPLWYWLIVFFALGACVGSFYNVIVYRMPRGISLINPPSHCPLCKKHIPIRYNLPIVGWLWLRGKSACCNQPISVIYPIGESLCGLLGALSLFLAVAVGYGSVVPGLFSAPVLAPEVWANAFALFWLLLGAYPVIAVDCQYKLIPDSISVGGIVAGLLLSIIPGGITPFQSLLGAVAAGGGLYLLGWGATKILKKDAMGFGDVKLLAGYGALMGITGAVETLIVAAILGIVVMVPYGKISANKGNGSSQIPFGPFLAVAAPFMYLWGGTLFELYVKFVIGE from the coding sequence ATGGAAGAAATCCCCCTTTGGTATTGGCTAATCGTGTTCTTTGCGCTGGGAGCCTGCGTCGGGAGCTTCTATAACGTGATTGTGTACCGTATGCCTCGCGGGATTTCGCTTATTAACCCGCCGAGCCACTGCCCGCTGTGCAAAAAGCATATCCCCATCCGCTACAACCTGCCCATTGTGGGGTGGCTGTGGCTTCGTGGCAAAAGCGCCTGCTGCAATCAGCCAATAAGCGTCATTTACCCCATTGGGGAGAGCCTTTGCGGCCTTTTGGGGGCGCTCTCGCTGTTTTTGGCTGTCGCGGTGGGTTACGGGTCGGTGGTTCCCGGGCTGTTTTCGGCTCCGGTTCTTGCCCCCGAGGTGTGGGCGAACGCCTTTGCCCTGTTCTGGCTGTTGCTCGGCGCCTACCCGGTCATTGCGGTGGACTGCCAATATAAGCTCATTCCCGATTCCATCTCGGTGGGCGGCATTGTGGCAGGCCTCCTGCTCTCGATTATCCCGGGGGGCATAACGCCTTTCCAGAGCCTGCTCGGGGCCGTAGCCGCCGGTGGCGGACTTTACCTGCTTGGCTGGGGCGCGACCAAGATCCTTAAAAAAGACGCCATGGGATTTGGCGATGTGAAGCTTTTGGCCGGCTATGGCGCCTTGATGGGCATCACGGGGGCCGTGGAGACGCTGATTGTCGCCGCAATCCTCGGCATCGTTGTGATGGTGCCTTATGGCAAGATTTCTGCGAACAAGGGCAACGGCTCGAGCCAGATTCCCTTTGGCCCGTTCCTTGCCGTGGCCGCCCCGTTCATGTACCTGTGGGGCGGTACGCTCTTTGAACTCTATGTCAAGTTCGTTATAGGCGAGTAA
- the pelA gene encoding pectate lyase: protein MGLIGLAVPVLAGATVALAATYSPPSTAVSKINNYRGYSELTKAAEGMDIDQYTYNMTTWQISNGGFYKAMADKYKSAYSSGQKSEWRAKDGGDLATIDNNATIQEMRLLAIRYKETTNSNYKAAFKTSFNKAVNFLLTMQRSKGGLPQVWPKRGNYSDQITLNDNAMIRAMVTMMDIANKTSPFDSDIIDDATRSKMKASLEKAVDFLIKAQIVNNGAPTVWCAQHDTSSMKPVGARAYELASKSGSESAGAVWFLMVWPDQNASVQASIKGALAWYKKNKVSDLKFSKGNFVESQGASMWYRFYEVNNDNYFFCDREGESTKTQDIMKISEERRTGYQWAGDYGSALLSAESAYLSAIAAIGISSSSSSSTPASSSSVPQSSSSDVPSFSSSSDIESSSSGTTAFAAVPDLQGGCALVNLRVFSINGQLVKNVQVLSSNVSTQVKQLPQGTYLVETRMGNDFHKKLQVVR from the coding sequence ATGGGATTAATTGGTTTGGCAGTCCCCGTTTTAGCGGGTGCAACAGTGGCCTTGGCGGCAACATACTCACCGCCCTCCACAGCAGTATCGAAAATCAACAACTACCGCGGCTACTCGGAACTTACGAAGGCGGCCGAGGGCATGGATATCGACCAGTACACCTACAATATGACCACGTGGCAGATCAGCAACGGCGGTTTCTACAAGGCGATGGCCGACAAGTACAAGAGCGCCTATTCCAGCGGGCAAAAGTCAGAATGGCGCGCCAAGGACGGCGGCGACCTCGCGACCATCGACAACAACGCGACCATCCAGGAAATGCGCCTGCTGGCCATCCGGTACAAGGAAACGACTAACTCGAACTACAAGGCGGCCTTCAAGACGAGTTTCAACAAGGCCGTGAATTTTTTGCTTACGATGCAGCGCTCCAAAGGCGGGCTTCCGCAGGTGTGGCCCAAGCGCGGCAACTACAGCGACCAGATTACGCTCAACGACAACGCCATGATACGCGCCATGGTGACCATGATGGATATCGCGAACAAGACATCGCCCTTCGATAGCGACATCATCGACGACGCGACCCGGAGCAAAATGAAGGCTTCACTCGAGAAAGCGGTGGACTTTTTAATCAAGGCTCAGATCGTGAACAACGGAGCCCCTACGGTGTGGTGCGCCCAGCACGATACCAGCAGCATGAAACCCGTCGGGGCGCGTGCCTACGAGCTTGCCAGTAAGTCTGGAAGTGAATCGGCGGGCGCCGTGTGGTTTTTGATGGTCTGGCCCGACCAAAACGCCAGCGTGCAAGCGTCTATCAAAGGGGCCCTTGCCTGGTACAAGAAGAACAAGGTGAGTGACCTTAAGTTCAGCAAAGGGAACTTCGTGGAATCCCAGGGCGCCTCCATGTGGTACCGTTTTTACGAAGTGAACAACGACAACTACTTCTTCTGCGACCGCGAAGGCGAGAGCACCAAGACCCAAGACATCATGAAGATTTCCGAGGAACGCCGCACAGGCTACCAGTGGGCTGGCGACTATGGCAGCGCCCTCTTGAGCGCAGAATCGGCCTACCTCTCGGCCATCGCCGCCATAGGCATCTCTTCCAGCAGCAGTAGCAGCACCCCAGCGTCGAGCAGTTCTGTTCCGCAATCGTCGAGCAGCGATGTTCCCTCCTTCTCAAGTTCAAGCGACATCGAGTCCAGCTCGAGCGGCACCACCGCATTTGCCGCAGTCCCCGACCTGCAAGGGGGCTGCGCCCTAGTGAACCTCCGCGTATTCAGCATTAACGGTCAGCTGGTCAAAAACGTGCAAGTTTTGAGCTCCAACGTCTCTACCCAAGTGAAACAACTTCCGCAAGGCACATACCTGGTCGAAACCCGCATGGGCAACGACTTCCATAAAAAACTGCAGGTGGTACGATAA
- a CDS encoding carboxypeptidase-like regulatory domain-containing protein has translation MRIKTICLFLALAFCLAALSGCSRESSIKENVSLRNNHSVIFAFNEPFKDAEAFADSIINLDHPDSVLVYDTLTITVGDTVYLMGFLRFNSDKIYRYVWHFEEPYSKDNKDTLKKDCEFYFGNTDKGCNYVTENSGNAKPHLRVYTEPGVYSPLFIAIDGNNARDTAGVGQYVRVIDTPPYLNVPKDTLWTRSKGDISFPIVAIDSFGTIKSLKVDLDASGKGKAESWKFQKLGGDSLQLTIKYDKEKIDSIGNQKIYIIVVDDDNNETLDSVNLHFNQTPKLKIVSPEDGSTQNEQERLLLHFEATDTDNPASLRYFVRAANPIQSDTSIEEFVPNFTDRYLIAENLKEPYFVAITADGKNELGLSGRIYWDVWVTDGFDTVFADKVKDEDGSSRPRTFLLVDLKNPYGVFRGFVQYQGRSNHNGILIEIQDSVNKYMAVTDDKGYFSINVPSGSYRMIASDTSGNGYAPESLSYRHIELGQTITINRITLKDTVKPAMSLDNDEDIVHERSIKIEGKVQDFGSQVKEIRTWFDGEEKEVSFFGGYNKALNKWTWFMDLDSLEEGDHTFKAIALDSAGNRSDTLRYNFAVQATSMELTVNGQVKRMINQDSSFTFEVKIENANPPIDSIYFITNIAGADTFKVKVTENKASLKLKKNQLPDATSTGVFYEMVAVSPSGQRSEKVGFGFFGSEPVVYFEKPRDSITVSKNDTIDISLIAMANNTDENDPTYTLKWDCGGATTPCLADNELTGTLSWASSGTKIVRANITNQDGKTGKDSIVIFVAADPPTIKVRTDANERQKINSTVELKVTASDKLGTITKIDWGCSSGTGIFAFDENKAIDPPQKNVSTSVNITLPGTASENYRCIVKATDDDEESATDTISFKVILDKPYVGLNIKQQTLTINDETDFKFMAGDTLGTIVKYEKSCNHIKDYLDMEWQVFTGSTTVTMPSTPGTYYCAIQVTDDDGNTASDTASYNVLQASPWVTVMSVSDVTIKDIVNLDADAHDSTQYGSTFLNGAIVKYEWGCTPAGSPVEFSHVSTSTPEYSVEMPSTAYSDYLCIIQVTDDDGNTARDTAHINIMLDPPSVTVDRESATVREGFSIILDATASDGYGEIVKKEWSCGSPSEVESKWREVSDLNTTWTAPAPTLNFMCIVRVTDDDGNTARDTMSIQFSTESPVITVTDEIIYVVPGMEFDLNATKNDEVWTDDNVSWYMWECYNAETKTLIKEESKYGYKENGRRFFKHQDGSYTEAGKDIYCVVTAEESSTGATFSDTTQVKIIVTPPVGVISAADTVFLWSGDESVSNDAVYFYTEEWGGMHSTMGPLGDSTNQSFRWKFTNVDDSYYEGRSDGTLDTSTLEFNEAFVRSSRESSMSICLDYRDSNTTTPSEAFYLRHRAEEVCRKVYFRKAWKNLATSDTVLEKSKMTTPPVLTTLNNKPVEAYLKTSTTVATKYLEGDSVWKDLSTAAISVTDSITSLQIANDGSNLYLAVLTSGKSLTVYKSNGGTSAWATLGSAISTNALSADISCTANQMPVVTFVDSNKKPNISRWSGSAWNNQSVPTVKAGTGTMKVREARATYMSDGKLVVVYVDTTSHYRGYYVLYNSSLSVQKKDAAIDTAMSVIDMASDNNNLYIGFLNRSLDYYGPCIKHGTVSGSSIAFDNSHQFKYPIAEGLLAYHVSVAAKSGKLYAMIDDKNRVSLAQTHVYHLDGTQWKIHGENELPYFKVTFYNNNNYYLRGSLPDITISNDEKVYISMLAWENAGGNDKYFGPIVMKYVADNWTVH, from the coding sequence ATGCGCATTAAAACTATTTGTTTATTCCTCGCACTTGCTTTTTGCCTGGCGGCCCTTTCCGGCTGTTCCAGGGAATCCTCCATCAAGGAGAACGTGAGCCTTAGGAACAACCATTCCGTGATATTCGCGTTCAACGAGCCTTTTAAAGACGCCGAGGCTTTCGCCGACTCCATCATCAATCTGGACCACCCCGACTCCGTGCTGGTTTACGACACCTTGACCATCACCGTGGGCGACACCGTCTACCTGATGGGTTTTTTGCGCTTTAACTCCGACAAGATTTACCGCTACGTTTGGCACTTTGAGGAACCTTACAGCAAAGACAACAAGGACACCCTCAAAAAGGATTGCGAATTCTACTTTGGCAATACCGACAAGGGTTGCAACTACGTTACCGAGAACAGCGGCAACGCCAAGCCGCATTTGCGCGTCTATACCGAGCCGGGCGTCTACAGCCCGCTCTTTATTGCCATTGACGGAAACAACGCCCGCGACACCGCCGGTGTGGGGCAGTACGTGCGTGTTATTGACACGCCTCCCTACCTAAACGTTCCCAAGGACACCCTGTGGACTCGCTCCAAGGGTGATATTTCGTTCCCCATTGTAGCCATTGACTCGTTCGGCACCATCAAGAGCCTCAAGGTGGACCTGGACGCCAGCGGCAAAGGCAAAGCCGAATCCTGGAAGTTCCAGAAACTGGGCGGGGATTCCCTACAGTTGACCATCAAGTACGACAAAGAAAAAATCGATTCCATCGGGAACCAAAAGATTTACATCATCGTCGTGGATGACGACAACAACGAAACCCTCGACAGTGTAAACCTGCATTTCAACCAGACTCCAAAACTCAAGATCGTTAGCCCCGAAGACGGCTCCACACAAAACGAACAGGAGCGTTTATTGCTGCACTTCGAAGCGACTGACACCGACAACCCAGCCTCCTTGCGCTATTTTGTACGTGCAGCCAACCCCATCCAGAGCGACACCAGCATCGAGGAGTTCGTGCCGAACTTCACCGACCGCTACCTGATCGCCGAGAACCTCAAGGAACCCTACTTTGTAGCAATCACCGCTGACGGGAAAAACGAGCTTGGGCTCTCGGGTCGAATCTACTGGGACGTTTGGGTTACCGACGGGTTTGACACGGTCTTTGCTGACAAGGTCAAAGACGAAGACGGATCTTCACGCCCGCGCACATTCCTTTTGGTGGACCTCAAGAACCCCTACGGTGTGTTCCGCGGATTCGTACAATACCAAGGTCGTAGCAACCACAACGGCATCCTCATCGAGATCCAGGATTCCGTCAACAAGTACATGGCAGTCACCGACGACAAGGGTTACTTCAGCATAAACGTTCCCTCGGGAAGTTACCGCATGATTGCCTCCGACACCAGCGGCAACGGCTACGCCCCCGAAAGCCTCTCTTACCGCCATATTGAATTGGGCCAGACCATCACCATCAACAGGATTACCCTTAAGGACACCGTGAAACCGGCGATGAGCCTGGACAACGACGAAGATATTGTCCACGAGCGCAGTATCAAAATCGAGGGCAAGGTTCAAGACTTCGGTTCCCAGGTCAAGGAAATTCGAACCTGGTTCGATGGCGAAGAAAAGGAAGTTTCCTTCTTTGGCGGGTACAACAAGGCATTGAACAAATGGACCTGGTTTATGGATTTGGACAGCCTTGAAGAGGGAGACCACACATTCAAGGCGATTGCCCTCGACAGCGCAGGAAACCGATCTGACACATTGCGCTACAACTTCGCCGTGCAGGCAACCTCCATGGAACTGACCGTAAACGGCCAAGTCAAAAGGATGATCAACCAGGATTCCTCATTCACGTTCGAAGTAAAAATAGAGAACGCCAATCCTCCGATTGACTCCATCTACTTTATTACAAACATCGCTGGCGCCGACACCTTCAAAGTCAAGGTCACCGAAAACAAAGCCTCCCTGAAACTCAAAAAGAATCAGCTGCCCGATGCCACGTCCACCGGCGTATTCTACGAGATGGTCGCCGTTTCGCCGTCGGGTCAACGTTCCGAAAAAGTCGGATTCGGATTCTTTGGAAGCGAACCAGTCGTCTATTTTGAAAAGCCTCGAGACAGCATCACGGTTTCTAAAAATGACACTATCGACATTAGCCTAATAGCAATGGCGAACAACACCGACGAAAACGACCCGACCTACACGCTCAAATGGGACTGTGGAGGAGCGACAACCCCCTGCCTTGCCGACAATGAATTGACAGGAACCCTTTCTTGGGCTTCGTCCGGAACCAAAATCGTTCGCGCAAACATCACCAACCAAGACGGCAAGACCGGCAAAGATTCCATTGTCATTTTCGTTGCCGCCGACCCTCCCACTATCAAGGTCAGGACGGACGCCAACGAGCGTCAAAAAATCAACTCTACTGTAGAACTTAAAGTTACAGCCAGCGACAAACTCGGGACTATCACCAAGATTGACTGGGGTTGCAGCAGCGGCACAGGAATATTCGCCTTTGACGAAAACAAAGCGATTGATCCTCCGCAAAAGAATGTAAGCACGTCCGTCAACATAACCCTCCCCGGCACGGCTTCGGAAAATTACCGTTGCATTGTAAAGGCTACCGACGACGACGAGGAATCTGCAACAGATACCATCTCGTTCAAGGTCATTCTCGACAAGCCCTATGTGGGCCTGAACATCAAGCAGCAAACCCTAACCATCAACGACGAAACCGATTTCAAGTTCATGGCAGGCGATACGTTGGGCACAATCGTCAAATACGAAAAGAGTTGCAATCACATCAAAGACTATCTTGACATGGAATGGCAGGTCTTTACCGGCAGCACGACAGTGACCATGCCCTCCACCCCAGGCACCTACTACTGTGCCATCCAGGTCACCGATGATGACGGCAATACCGCCAGCGACACCGCCTCTTACAACGTGTTGCAGGCAAGCCCCTGGGTCACCGTGATGTCCGTCTCGGACGTGACCATCAAGGATATCGTCAATCTCGATGCCGATGCGCACGACTCCACCCAGTACGGGAGCACATTCCTTAACGGGGCGATTGTCAAATACGAATGGGGATGCACCCCCGCGGGAAGCCCGGTGGAGTTTTCACATGTTTCCACCTCAACTCCCGAGTACAGTGTCGAAATGCCCTCGACTGCATACAGCGACTACCTCTGCATTATCCAAGTGACTGATGACGACGGCAACACCGCCCGCGACACAGCCCACATCAACATTATGCTTGACCCTCCGTCGGTCACGGTGGACCGCGAGTCGGCAACCGTCCGCGAAGGTTTCAGCATAATACTTGACGCCACAGCCAGCGACGGCTACGGCGAAATCGTCAAGAAGGAATGGAGCTGCGGTTCGCCCTCCGAAGTCGAATCTAAGTGGAGAGAAGTCAGCGACCTGAACACAACATGGACAGCACCCGCACCTACGCTCAACTTTATGTGCATTGTCCGCGTCACCGACGACGACGGCAATACCGCTCGCGACACCATGTCCATCCAGTTCTCGACAGAGAGCCCCGTCATCACGGTCACCGACGAAATCATATACGTTGTCCCCGGAATGGAATTCGACCTGAACGCCACCAAGAACGACGAAGTTTGGACCGACGATAACGTGAGTTGGTACATGTGGGAATGCTACAATGCCGAAACCAAAACGCTCATCAAGGAAGAATCCAAGTATGGTTACAAAGAAAACGGAAGGCGCTTCTTTAAGCACCAAGACGGAAGCTACACCGAAGCGGGCAAGGACATTTACTGCGTTGTGACCGCAGAGGAATCCAGCACGGGCGCGACCTTCAGCGACACTACGCAAGTGAAGATTATTGTCACTCCGCCTGTCGGCGTCATTTCTGCCGCCGACACCGTATTCCTGTGGAGCGGCGACGAATCTGTCTCTAATGATGCTGTATACTTCTATACCGAAGAATGGGGCGGAATGCACTCGACCATGGGACCGCTCGGCGACTCCACCAACCAGAGTTTCCGCTGGAAATTCACCAACGTCGACGACAGCTACTACGAAGGCCGCAGCGACGGCACCCTTGACACAAGCACCCTCGAATTCAACGAAGCTTTTGTTCGCAGTTCTCGCGAATCGTCCATGTCTATCTGCCTCGATTACCGCGACAGCAACACCACGACCCCGTCTGAAGCCTTCTACCTGCGCCACCGCGCCGAGGAAGTCTGCCGTAAGGTCTATTTCCGCAAAGCATGGAAGAACCTCGCCACAAGCGATACTGTTTTGGAAAAGAGCAAAATGACCACACCGCCAGTGCTCACGACCCTGAACAACAAGCCTGTGGAAGCCTACCTAAAGACCAGCACCACCGTCGCGACAAAATACCTAGAAGGCGACTCCGTCTGGAAAGACCTCAGCACGGCAGCCATCTCGGTAACCGATTCCATTACCAGCCTGCAAATCGCCAATGACGGCAGCAATTTGTACTTGGCGGTCTTGACCTCCGGCAAATCGCTCACAGTCTATAAATCTAACGGCGGCACTTCGGCTTGGGCAACTCTGGGATCGGCGATATCGACAAATGCTCTTTCGGCTGACATTTCCTGTACGGCAAACCAAATGCCCGTCGTCACCTTTGTGGACTCCAACAAAAAACCAAACATTAGTCGTTGGAGCGGATCCGCATGGAACAACCAGAGTGTCCCAACTGTAAAAGCCGGGACAGGAACCATGAAGGTCCGCGAGGCCAGGGCGACCTACATGAGCGACGGCAAGCTCGTGGTGGTCTACGTCGACACCACATCCCATTACCGCGGCTATTACGTGCTGTACAACAGCTCCCTCTCGGTCCAAAAGAAGGACGCCGCCATAGATACAGCCATGAGCGTCATTGACATGGCCTCGGACAACAACAACCTTTACATTGGTTTCTTGAACCGTTCGCTGGACTATTACGGTCCTTGCATCAAGCATGGCACCGTAAGCGGCAGCAGCATCGCCTTCGACAACAGCCACCAGTTCAAGTATCCCATTGCCGAGGGCTTGCTTGCCTACCACGTTAGCGTGGCGGCAAAGTCCGGCAAGCTTTACGCCATGATTGACGACAAGAACAGGGTAAGCCTGGCGCAGACGCACGTGTACCACCTTGACGGTACCCAGTGGAAGATCCACGGCGAAAACGAACTCCCCTACTTCAAGGTGACGTTCTACAACAATAACAACTACTACTTACGCGGGTCTTTGCCCGACATCACCATTTCGAACGACGAAAAAGTCTACATTTCCATGCTGGCCTGGGAAAACGCAGGCGGCAACGATAAATACTTCGGCCCCATTGTTATGAAATATGTGGCTGACAACTGGACGGTACATTAA